In Triticum urartu cultivar G1812 chromosome 6, Tu2.1, whole genome shotgun sequence, the following proteins share a genomic window:
- the LOC125517217 gene encoding nucleoid-associated protein At4g30620, chloroplastic-like codes for MASSTALSPVAFKSSFSPLPSRPARTSINVQGAFCLPCSTWKRANNRSFRVYSLFGGKKEKDENGDEAPSKGGIFGNIGNMQNLYETVKKAQMVVQVEAVRVQKELAATEIEGYCEGELIKVTLSGNQQPINVEITEAAMELGAEKVSELVNEAYKDAHQRSVQAMKERMADLAQSIGMPAGLGDGLK; via the exons ATGGCTTCCTCCACTGCTCTCTCCCCGGTGGCCTTCAAGTCCTCCTTCTCGCCGCTCCCCTCCAGACCAGCTC GTACTAGCATAAATGTACAAGGCGCATTCTGTTTGCCATGTTCCACTTGGAAAAGAGCTAATAATAGATCGTTCCGGGTATACAGTTTATTTGGAGGAAAGAAGGAGAAAGATGAGAATGGTGACGAGGCACCATCAAAG GGAGGAATCTTTGGAAACATTGGAAATATGCAAAACCTTTATGAAACTGTGAAGAAGGCCCAAATGGTTGTCCAAGTGGAGGCTGTGCGGGTGCAAAAGGAGCTTGCAGC GACTGAGATTGAGGGTTATTGTGAAGGCGAACTAATCAAG GTTACACTATCTGGGAACCAACAACCTATAAATGTTGAAATAACGGAAGCTGCAATGGAGTTGGGCGCTGAA AAAGTCTCCGAGCTGGTCAATGAAGCCTACAAGGATGCACACCAGAGGAGCGTTCAG GCCATGAAGGAAAGGATGGCTGATCTAGCGCAGAGCATAGGAATGCCTGCAGGGCTCGGCGACGGTCTCAAGTGA